The following are encoded together in the Arcobacter aquimarinus genome:
- a CDS encoding cation acetate symporter, translating to MLKIFTLLALSSLALFAADGEKALNINAVIMFFIFIVGTMGITKWAASKTKSASDFYTAGGGISGFQNGLAIAGDYMSAASFLGISGMIFLHGFDGMIYAIGFLVGWPIILFLMAEKLRNLGKFTFADIAAYRLGQKEIRTLAAFGSISVVILYLIAQMVGAGKLIQVLFGMEYEYAVFMVGALMIIYVTFGGMLATTWVQIIKAVLLLSGVSFMAVMVLYHFNFSFESLAVKAVENHSLGEAILSPGGFISDPISAISLGMALMLGTAGLPHVLMRFFTVGNAKEARKSVVYATGFVAYFWIIITIVGFGAIAFLNSAEGAQYFVDGKLFGGSNMASVHLSHMLGGNAFLGFISAVAFATILAVVSGLTLAGASAISHDIYANVINPNATDEKVVKISKITVVLVGIIGVTLGIAFESQNIAYMVGLAFGIAASANFPILFLSIYWSRLTTRGAFIGGFMGLITAVALVILGPNVWVQILGNEKAIFPYAHPALFSVTVAFVSIWFFSKIDTSDRAKHERELFRGQNVRANTGIGAAGAVSH from the coding sequence ATGTTAAAAATATTTACTTTATTAGCTTTATCATCTTTAGCATTATTTGCTGCTGATGGGGAAAAAGCTTTAAATATTAATGCTGTTATCATGTTCTTTATATTTATCGTAGGAACTATGGGTATTACAAAATGGGCTGCTAGTAAAACAAAATCAGCTTCAGATTTTTATACAGCAGGTGGAGGAATTTCAGGATTCCAAAATGGTCTAGCAATTGCAGGAGACTATATGTCAGCTGCATCATTCCTTGGTATTTCAGGAATGATTTTTTTACATGGATTTGATGGTATGATTTATGCTATTGGATTTTTAGTTGGTTGGCCAATTATATTATTCTTAATGGCTGAAAAATTAAGAAATTTAGGTAAATTTACTTTTGCTGATATTGCAGCTTATAGATTAGGTCAAAAAGAGATTAGAACTCTTGCTGCATTTGGTTCTATATCTGTTGTAATTTTATATTTAATTGCACAAATGGTTGGAGCTGGAAAGTTAATTCAAGTTTTATTTGGTATGGAATATGAATACGCTGTATTTATGGTTGGAGCATTAATGATTATTTATGTAACATTTGGAGGGATGCTTGCAACTACTTGGGTACAAATCATCAAGGCTGTTTTATTACTTTCTGGTGTTTCATTTATGGCTGTTATGGTTTTATATCATTTTAATTTTTCATTTGAATCTTTAGCTGTTAAAGCAGTAGAAAATCACTCATTAGGTGAAGCTATTTTAAGTCCAGGTGGATTTATAAGTGACCCTATTTCTGCTATTTCATTAGGTATGGCATTAATGCTTGGAACAGCTGGTTTACCTCACGTATTAATGAGATTCTTTACAGTTGGTAATGCAAAAGAAGCTAGAAAGTCTGTTGTTTATGCAACTGGATTTGTAGCATATTTCTGGATAATTATCACTATTGTTGGGTTTGGAGCTATTGCATTTTTAAATAGTGCTGAAGGTGCTCAATATTTTGTAGATGGTAAATTATTTGGTGGTTCAAATATGGCATCTGTTCACTTATCACATATGTTAGGTGGAAACGCTTTCTTAGGATTTATTTCTGCAGTTGCATTTGCTACTATTTTAGCGGTTGTTTCAGGATTAACACTTGCTGGGGCATCAGCTATTTCACATGATATTTATGCAAATGTAATTAATCCAAATGCAACTGATGAAAAAGTTGTAAAAATTTCAAAAATCACTGTAGTTTTAGTTGGTATTATTGGAGTTACTTTAGGTATCGCTTTTGAATCTCAAAACATTGCATATATGGTTGGATTGGCATTTGGTATTGCAGCTTCAGCTAACTTCCCAATTTTATTCTTATCAATTTATTGGTCAAGATTAACAACAAGAGGTGCATTTATTGGTGGATTTATGGGATTAATTACTGCTGTTGCATTAGTTATTTTAGGTCCTAATGTTTGGGTACAGATTTTAGGAAATGAAAAAGCTATTTTCCCTTATGCACACCCTGCACTATTCTCTGTAACTGTTGCTTTTGTTTCAATTTGGTTTTTCTCTAAAATTGACACATCAGATAGAGCAAAACATGAAAGAGAATTATTTAGAGGACAAAATGTTAGAGCGAACACTGGTATTGGTGCTGCTGGAGCAGTTTCTCACTAA
- a CDS encoding DUF485 domain-containing protein, producing MDKELVKRIKANPKYAELVSKRSSFAIKLAVFMLVIYYGFVLTIAFNREFFATKLSAESVMTVAWPIAVTIILIAFITTIIYVVKANGEFEDLEIAIKNDAKDLL from the coding sequence ATGGACAAAGAATTAGTAAAAAGGATTAAAGCTAATCCTAAATATGCTGAACTTGTTTCAAAAAGAAGTTCTTTCGCTATTAAATTAGCAGTTTTTATGTTAGTAATATATTACGGTTTCGTTCTAACTATTGCTTTCAATAGAGAGTTTTTTGCTACAAAATTATCAGCTGAAAGTGTTATGACTGTTGCATGGCCAATAGCTGTTACGATAATTTTAATTGCATTTATTACAACAATAATTTATGTTGTAAAAGCAAATGGTGAGTTTGAAGACTTAGAAATAGCTATTAAAAATGACGCAAAGGATTTATTATAA
- a CDS encoding 3'-5' exonuclease — protein sequence MFESFIKNWNRKRLKNKKYDFLFEEPLPNEYVSLDCETTGLNPKKDEILSIGVVKIKDNKILMRETFNIFLKPSNKIDPESIKIHHIRPIDLENGHDPEDAIYKLLDFIGSRPIVGYYIKFDVTIISKYTKKYIGVKLPNETIEVSSMYYKTRKKSSDFEFIDLKFDTILKNLNIPALGKHDALNDAIMTSMMFLKLKDLTPAKTTFYTS from the coding sequence ATGTTCGAATCATTTATAAAAAATTGGAATAGAAAAAGATTAAAAAATAAGAAATATGATTTCTTATTTGAAGAACCATTACCAAATGAATATGTATCTTTAGATTGTGAAACAACTGGTCTTAATCCCAAAAAAGATGAAATTTTATCAATTGGTGTAGTAAAAATTAAAGATAATAAAATATTAATGCGTGAAACTTTTAATATTTTTTTAAAACCATCAAATAAGATAGATCCTGAATCTATAAAAATTCACCATATAAGACCAATTGATTTAGAGAATGGTCATGATCCAGAGGATGCTATTTATAAATTACTTGATTTTATTGGTTCTAGACCTATTGTTGGTTATTATATAAAATTTGATGTAACTATCATCTCAAAATACACAAAAAAATATATTGGTGTAAAACTTCCAAATGAAACAATTGAAGTATCATCAATGTATTATAAAACAAGAAAAAAGTCTAGTGATTTTGAATTCATTGATTTAAAATTTGACACTATTTTAAAGAATTTAAATATTCCAGCTCTTGGTAAACATGATGCTTTAAATGACGCTATAATGACCTCTATGATGTTTTTAAAACTAAAAGATTTAACCCCAGCAAAAACAACATTTTACACAAGTTAA
- a CDS encoding DUF294 nucleotidyltransferase-like domain-containing protein — MSIQDQEAFLSNIHPFQVLSPGQMSMCIQHMDIAYYPKDSILITPEKIPNHFFIIIKGTVHEYSPENIIVMDYQHEDSFDSNSLIYGKCTNTFKVYEDLICYEIDKSAFLNLIEKNQQFKDYFLKDLVNKIQTLKDKEYTSQLSSFMIAKVEDTLIHEACIVEEDTKLLDAIQKSTEYKTSTIIVKNSKGGYGIITDSLLKVKVLLEQRDLTIPVKDIAIFPLLTVNNDDYLFEALTILIKKNIKRVGVTNSNGEMIGILEQIDILSHFANHTYVVDSKIKKAKNIEDLKRASNDLLNIIKSLHAKGVKVNHISNLIGQLNTKVYQKLYNLVLPKELQKDACLIVMGSEGRNEQIIKTDQDNALVVKDGIDVEQYRPYMNKITDYLIDFGYPRCEGNIMVSNPFWCKTVNEYKKETARWIEAPDMQNYMDLAIFFDSFAVAGDKELLINLKDDLFNKLHDKDVFMAYFARATLAFDTPTTIGNFMTKTHFIDIKKAAVFPIVQGIRSLALRERIRETTTVKRIKILEEKKIIEKNKAAELLEAFDVVNTLRLKSQLEDIQTGKKINNEIDTHSLGKIERDLLKDSFKIVIEFKKFINYTFKIDKIS, encoded by the coding sequence ATGAGTATACAAGACCAAGAAGCTTTTCTTTCAAATATACATCCATTTCAAGTATTAAGTCCAGGTCAAATGTCTATGTGTATTCAACATATGGATATAGCTTATTATCCTAAAGATTCAATACTTATTACACCTGAAAAAATTCCTAATCATTTTTTCATAATCATTAAAGGGACAGTACATGAGTATTCTCCTGAAAATATAATAGTAATGGATTATCAACATGAAGATTCATTTGATTCTAACTCTTTGATTTATGGAAAATGTACAAATACATTTAAAGTATATGAGGATTTAATCTGTTATGAAATAGATAAATCTGCATTTTTAAATTTGATTGAAAAAAATCAACAATTTAAAGATTATTTTTTAAAAGACTTAGTAAACAAAATTCAAACTCTAAAAGATAAAGAATATACGTCTCAACTATCTTCATTTATGATTGCAAAAGTTGAAGACACATTAATTCACGAAGCTTGTATTGTAGAAGAAGATACAAAATTACTTGATGCTATTCAAAAATCAACAGAATATAAAACATCGACAATAATTGTAAAAAACTCTAAAGGAGGATATGGGATTATTACTGATTCTTTGTTAAAAGTTAAAGTATTACTTGAACAAAGAGATTTGACAATTCCGGTTAAGGATATAGCTATTTTTCCACTTCTTACTGTTAATAATGATGATTATTTATTTGAAGCTCTTACTATTTTAATCAAAAAAAATATAAAAAGAGTTGGTGTTACAAATAGTAATGGTGAAATGATTGGTATTTTAGAACAAATAGATATTCTTTCTCATTTTGCAAATCATACTTATGTTGTTGATTCTAAAATTAAAAAAGCAAAAAATATTGAAGATTTAAAAAGAGCAAGTAATGATTTACTAAATATTATAAAAAGTCTTCATGCAAAAGGTGTAAAAGTAAATCATATTTCAAATTTGATTGGACAGTTAAACACAAAAGTTTACCAAAAACTTTATAATTTGGTTCTACCAAAAGAATTGCAAAAAGATGCTTGTTTAATCGTAATGGGAAGTGAAGGAAGAAATGAACAAATTATAAAAACAGACCAAGATAATGCACTTGTTGTAAAAGATGGAATAGATGTTGAACAATATAGACCTTACATGAATAAGATAACTGATTATTTAATAGATTTTGGTTATCCAAGATGTGAAGGAAATATAATGGTTTCTAATCCATTTTGGTGTAAAACTGTTAATGAATATAAAAAAGAGACTGCAAGATGGATTGAAGCTCCTGATATGCAAAATTATATGGATTTAGCGATATTTTTTGATTCTTTTGCAGTTGCGGGAGATAAAGAATTATTAATAAATTTAAAAGATGATTTATTTAACAAACTTCATGATAAAGATGTGTTTATGGCCTATTTTGCAAGGGCAACATTAGCTTTTGACACACCTACAACTATTGGGAATTTTATGACTAAAACTCATTTTATCGATATAAAAAAAGCAGCTGTTTTTCCAATAGTTCAAGGGATTAGAAGTTTAGCATTGAGAGAAAGAATTAGAGAAACAACAACTGTTAAAAGAATAAAAATCCTAGAAGAAAAGAAAATTATAGAAAAAAATAAAGCTGCAGAATTATTAGAAGCATTTGATGTAGTAAATACACTTAGATTAAAATCTCAATTAGAAGATATTCAAACTGGTAAAAAAATTAACAATGAAATAGATACTCATAGTTTAGGAAAAATTGAAAGGGACTTATTAAAAGATTCTTTTAAAATAGTTATCGAATTTAAAAAGTTCATAAATTATACATTTAAAATAGATAAGATTTCATAA
- a CDS encoding sodium:solute symporter family protein codes for MELQTLIYLFVGVSFAIYIGIALWAKAGSTKDFYVAGGGVHPVANGMATAADWMSAASFISLAGIIAFQGSDGGAYLMGWRGGYVLLAMLLAPYLRKFGKFTVPDFVGDRYYSDTARLVAVISVIFVSFTYVAGQMRGVGIVFSRFLQVDVNTGVIIGMAIVFFYSVLGGMKGITYTQVAQYVVMIFAYMIPAIFLSLQVTDTFLPQLGIFATTTFAFNTGVQVIPEGTYLLHALDQSLLDLGFKAYTEPGNLWNMFMLTTALMLGTAGLPHVIVRFFTVPTVKDARVSAGWALVFIAIMYTTISSVASFSRVNLIKNVQNVEYKAFVNGEAKFEDGTANNGKWFATWEHGGLLAWNDRNGDGKIQYASGPAFDGKGGKPAFDGDKRAEDGHKLTTNAKGPADEAELAKNHGIANELYVDIDIMVLANPEIANLPNWVIAFIAAGGLAAALSTAAGLLLVIASAISHDLMGQIIFKDKTTGKSTLNEKTELMWARISAIVAILIAGYLGINPPGFVAQVVAFAFGLAAAAFFPTIILGVFDKRMNKEGAIAGILTGLIFTFGYIVYFVFMGGAKEDYLFGIAPTGIGTLGTLLHLIVAIVVSRMTPPPPAHIQELVEKIRIPSGAGEALDH; via the coding sequence ATGGAATTACAAACACTAATTTACCTATTCGTAGGTGTTTCTTTTGCAATTTATATCGGTATTGCTTTATGGGCAAAAGCTGGTTCAACTAAAGACTTTTACGTTGCAGGTGGAGGAGTTCATCCAGTTGCAAATGGTATGGCAACAGCAGCAGACTGGATGTCAGCAGCTTCATTTATTTCATTAGCTGGTATTATTGCTTTCCAAGGAAGTGATGGTGGTGCTTACTTAATGGGATGGAGAGGTGGATATGTTCTACTTGCTATGTTACTAGCTCCATATTTAAGAAAATTTGGTAAATTTACAGTTCCAGATTTCGTGGGTGATAGATATTACTCTGATACAGCTAGATTAGTTGCTGTTATCTCTGTTATTTTCGTATCATTTACATATGTTGCTGGACAAATGAGAGGGGTTGGGATTGTATTCTCAAGATTCTTACAAGTTGATGTAAATACAGGTGTTATTATTGGTATGGCAATTGTATTCTTCTATTCAGTTCTTGGAGGGATGAAAGGTATTACTTATACTCAAGTTGCTCAATATGTTGTTATGATTTTTGCATATATGATTCCTGCAATTTTCTTATCATTACAAGTAACAGATACATTCTTACCACAATTAGGTATTTTTGCAACTACAACTTTTGCATTTAATACGGGTGTTCAAGTTATTCCTGAAGGAACTTACCTTTTACATGCACTTGACCAATCTTTATTAGATTTAGGGTTTAAAGCATATACAGAGCCTGGTAACTTATGGAATATGTTCATGTTAACAACAGCATTAATGTTAGGAACTGCTGGTTTACCACACGTTATAGTTAGATTCTTTACTGTTCCAACAGTTAAAGATGCTAGAGTAAGTGCTGGTTGGGCATTAGTATTTATTGCTATTATGTATACAACTATTTCTTCTGTTGCTTCTTTTTCAAGAGTAAATTTAATTAAAAATGTTCAAAATGTTGAATATAAAGCATTTGTTAATGGAGAAGCTAAATTTGAAGATGGTACTGCTAACAATGGTAAATGGTTTGCTACATGGGAACATGGTGGATTATTAGCATGGAATGATAGAAATGGCGATGGTAAAATTCAATACGCTTCTGGACCTGCATTTGATGGTAAAGGTGGGAAACCTGCATTTGATGGAGATAAAAGAGCAGAAGATGGACATAAATTAACAACAAACGCAAAAGGACCTGCTGATGAAGCTGAATTAGCTAAAAATCATGGTATTGCAAATGAGTTGTATGTTGACATTGATATTATGGTTCTTGCAAATCCTGAAATTGCAAACTTACCAAACTGGGTTATTGCGTTTATTGCAGCTGGAGGTTTAGCAGCAGCATTATCAACAGCAGCTGGATTATTACTTGTAATTGCTTCAGCTATTTCACACGATTTAATGGGTCAAATTATCTTTAAAGATAAAACAACTGGTAAATCTACATTAAATGAAAAAACAGAGTTAATGTGGGCAAGAATTTCAGCAATCGTAGCAATCTTAATTGCTGGATACTTAGGAATTAACCCTCCTGGTTTCGTTGCACAAGTTGTTGCGTTCGCATTTGGTTTAGCAGCTGCTGCATTCTTCCCTACAATTATCCTTGGGGTATTTGATAAGAGAATGAATAAAGAAGGTGCTATTGCTGGTATTTTAACTGGTTTAATATTCACTTTTGGATATATTGTGTACTTTGTATTCATGGGTGGAGCAAAAGAAGATTACTTATTTGGAATAGCTCCAACTGGTATTGGAACTTTAGGAACATTATTACATCTAATCGTTGCGATAGTTGTATCAAGAATGACTCCTCCACCTCCTGCTCATATTCAAGAGTTGGTTGAAAAAATCAGAATTCCTTCTGGTGCTGGTGAGGCATTAGATCACTAA
- a CDS encoding DUF4212 domain-containing protein: MSPEKAQAYWKENISMIIKLLIVWFIVSFGCGILFINELNAIEISGVKLGYWFAQQGAIYVFVILIFVYVKVMTGIDEKYGVHE; the protein is encoded by the coding sequence ATGAGTCCAGAAAAAGCACAAGCATACTGGAAAGAAAATATTTCTATGATTATCAAACTTCTTATAGTTTGGTTCATTGTTTCTTTTGGTTGTGGTATTTTATTTATCAACGAGCTTAACGCTATTGAAATTAGTGGTGTTAAATTAGGTTACTGGTTTGCACAACAAGGTGCAATATATGTATTTGTTATCTTAATTTTTGTTTATGTAAAAGTAATGACAGGAATTGATGAGAAATATGGCGTACATGAATAG
- a CDS encoding response regulator transcription factor, which yields MKILLLEDELMLNNAISEYLRNIGHMVESYSDGQEVLDNIDTTLDLLILDINVPTKDGFEILSELNSRKIYIPTIFISALIDIEDITKAYNLGCREYIKKPFHLGELGIKINQILKKEQNNTSHIRFSENYSYSKDKQTLYFNGEPQNLTKKQLEIIHILALNINMIVDFERFRIDVWEGENIDNPTIRAEISRLKKALKEDFIKNIRGLGYKIDRYYSV from the coding sequence ATGAAAATACTATTACTTGAAGATGAATTGATGCTAAATAATGCAATTAGTGAATATTTAAGAAATATTGGACATATGGTTGAAAGCTATTCTGATGGACAAGAAGTTTTGGATAATATAGATACTACATTAGACTTACTTATATTAGATATAAATGTACCTACAAAAGATGGTTTTGAAATTTTATCTGAGTTAAATAGTAGAAAAATATACATACCAACTATTTTTATTTCAGCTTTAATAGATATAGAAGATATAACAAAAGCATATAATTTAGGATGTAGAGAATACATAAAAAAACCTTTTCATCTAGGTGAATTAGGAATAAAAATCAATCAAATATTAAAAAAAGAACAAAATAATACTTCACACATTAGATTTTCTGAAAATTATTCTTATTCAAAAGATAAACAAACTCTATATTTTAATGGAGAGCCCCAAAATCTTACAAAAAAACAGCTTGAAATTATTCACATTTTAGCTTTAAATATCAATATGATTGTAGACTTTGAAAGATTTAGAATTGATGTTTGGGAAGGTGAAAATATAGATAATCCAACAATAAGAGCAGAAATTTCAAGACTAAAAAAAGCTCTGAAAGAGGATTTTATAAAAAATATTCGAGGTCTTGGATATAAAATTGATAGATATTATTCTGTTTAA
- a CDS encoding cache domain-containing protein has protein sequence MLKAKSLYHLIVYSILFIIMLISFFTFIIINNAHEELQEKIKTLKTDYTNSQKTLIKEHVNYVINFIDYYYNQNKNIKPIEDIKKEILNAIELLKITKNPNEYIFIYNFDGKVVKSTTLKDNHQENFIEVVDSNGKKVIKELIETSKKEFGGYVDYVWLNPEIDKETNKISYAKSYDRWNWTIGRGVYLDEIDKLVQIKEEEYNEKISNYTLQITSLTIMLVLYSIFIYKNATILIVNDVKEIGKYFKESQKNDDPINQNRIIFGEFKVIANYATDAMNNIKLKTHMLEDLNKNLEYKVNEKTKELTNLIESQKKFIKNSVHEINTPLSIIQTNIDLLKMKIPNNKYITNIESGSKIIQNIYDDLSYLVKRDRVIYEKEYLDFTKILKNRLDFFDEIAKSNSLSFNSMIEDDLYIKFNITELQRIIDNNLSNAIKYSYSDSKIIIELYYLNDDEIEFSIATNSKKIDNTNKIFDDFYRENNARGGFGLGLKIVKDICDKNLVIINLQSNEKETKFTYRFKINENTIT, from the coding sequence ATGTTAAAAGCAAAAAGTCTATATCATCTAATAGTTTATAGCATACTGTTTATTATTATGCTAATCTCATTTTTTACATTTATTATAATTAATAATGCACATGAAGAACTACAGGAAAAAATCAAAACTCTCAAAACTGATTACACAAATAGTCAAAAAACTTTAATAAAAGAGCATGTAAATTATGTAATTAATTTTATAGACTATTACTATAATCAAAATAAAAATATAAAACCTATTGAGGATATCAAAAAAGAGATACTTAATGCAATAGAATTATTAAAAATTACAAAAAATCCTAATGAATACATCTTTATATATAATTTTGATGGAAAAGTTGTAAAAAGTACAACTTTAAAAGATAATCATCAAGAGAATTTTATAGAAGTTGTAGATTCTAATGGTAAAAAAGTAATTAAAGAATTAATAGAAACTTCAAAAAAAGAATTTGGAGGATATGTTGATTATGTATGGTTAAATCCAGAGATAGATAAAGAAACAAATAAAATATCTTATGCAAAATCTTATGATAGATGGAATTGGACGATAGGAAGGGGAGTCTATTTAGATGAAATAGATAAATTAGTACAAATAAAAGAGGAAGAATACAACGAAAAAATTTCTAATTATACTTTACAAATAACTTCATTGACAATAATGTTAGTTCTATACTCAATATTTATATATAAAAATGCAACTATATTAATTGTAAATGATGTAAAAGAGATAGGAAAATATTTTAAAGAATCTCAAAAAAATGATGATCCTATAAATCAAAATAGGATTATATTTGGGGAATTCAAAGTTATAGCAAATTATGCAACAGATGCAATGAATAATATAAAATTAAAAACTCACATGCTCGAAGACTTAAATAAAAATCTAGAATATAAAGTAAATGAAAAAACCAAAGAACTAACAAATTTAATTGAATCTCAAAAAAAATTTATAAAAAACTCAGTGCATGAAATCAATACCCCTTTATCTATAATTCAAACTAATATTGACTTATTAAAAATGAAAATACCCAATAATAAATATATAACAAATATTGAATCTGGTTCAAAAATCATTCAAAATATTTATGATGATTTATCTTATCTTGTAAAAAGAGATAGAGTTATCTATGAAAAAGAGTATTTAGACTTTACCAAAATATTAAAGAATAGACTTGATTTTTTTGATGAAATAGCTAAATCAAATTCATTATCATTTAATTCAATGATTGAAGATGATTTATACATAAAATTCAATATCACAGAATTACAAAGAATCATTGATAATAATCTTTCTAATGCAATAAAATACTCTTATTCCGATTCAAAAATCATAATTGAGCTCTACTATCTAAATGATGATGAAATTGAATTTTCAATTGCTACAAACTCTAAAAAAATAGATAATACAAATAAAATTTTTGATGATTTTTATAGAGAAAATAATGCAAGAGGAGGTTTTGGATTGGGCTTAAAAATAGTCAAAGATATATGTGATAAAAATTTAGTTATAATCAACCTTCAATCAAACGAAAAAGAGACAAAATTTACTTATAGGTTTAAAATAAATGAAAATACTATTACTTGA
- a CDS encoding CinA family protein, whose protein sequence is MYNNIFDNDDMIKLQNILRIHNKTITVAESCTGGLVASMITKISGSSDIFNGSVVTYSNKIKNQELNVKNETLQKFGAVSCEVVNEMLNGVVKKFDANYAIAISGIAGPTGETKNKPVGTVVIGICDSKAHKIVNIYHFNGSREEVQIQAAKTSLKEISKFIQNTLDK, encoded by the coding sequence ATGTATAACAATATATTTGATAATGATGATATGATAAAACTACAAAACATATTAAGAATACACAATAAAACTATTACAGTAGCAGAATCATGTACAGGTGGATTAGTTGCTAGTATGATTACAAAAATTTCTGGTTCATCTGATATCTTCAATGGAAGTGTAGTAACTTATTCAAATAAAATAAAAAATCAAGAATTAAATGTAAAAAATGAAACTTTACAAAAATTTGGTGCTGTAAGTTGTGAAGTTGTAAATGAAATGTTAAATGGTGTAGTTAAAAAATTTGATGCAAATTATGCTATAGCTATCTCAGGAATTGCTGGTCCTACAGGCGAAACAAAAAATAAACCAGTTGGTACTGTAGTAATAGGAATTTGTGATTCAAAAGCCCACAAAATCGTTAATATATACCATTTTAATGGTTCAAGAGAAGAGGTACAAATCCAAGCAGCAAAAACATCTTTGAAAGAAATTTCAAAATTTATTCAAAATACTCTTGACAAATAA
- a CDS encoding FAD-dependent oxidoreductase has protein sequence MNEKHYEVVIVGGGISGAALFFELAKYSDVNSMCLLEKYEDLATLNSKGTSNSQTIHVGDIETNYTFDKAKITKRTAKMIEKFNLMYNLQDKIMFKHQKMALGVGEKEVQFITDRYNKFKEIFPYLELWDKDTLREKEPLLVYADKERTKDRPEPIVAMGASDQYTTVDFGEMTKELVKAGQTADSSKTTDVFFNSEVEEIEQIGKKFKLTTVNGTVYTADFVVVNAGAHSLYLAHKMGYGKHMGSLSMAGSFYITNGTYLNGKVYMVQNDKLPFAALHGDPDILENGKTRFGPTALALLVLERYKGGKSFFQCLKTMNFDGSIMKIFWDLLKDSDIRNYVFRNFLFEVPGINKKLFVKDAQKIVPSLSVEDIEYAKGFGGVRPQVLNKTEKKLMLGEASITELEGIIFNMTPSPGATSCLGNAERDIKKVCQSLGKTFYEDKFLADFTDAE, from the coding sequence ATGAATGAAAAACACTATGAAGTAGTAATTGTTGGTGGAGGAATCTCTGGAGCAGCTCTATTTTTTGAACTAGCGAAGTACTCTGATGTAAATAGTATGTGTCTATTAGAAAAATATGAGGACTTAGCAACTCTAAACTCAAAAGGAACTAGTAACTCTCAAACTATCCACGTGGGAGATATTGAAACAAATTATACTTTTGATAAAGCAAAAATAACAAAAAGAACTGCAAAAATGATTGAGAAGTTTAACTTAATGTATAATCTTCAAGATAAAATCATGTTTAAACACCAAAAAATGGCTTTAGGTGTTGGAGAAAAAGAAGTTCAGTTTATAACTGATAGATATAATAAATTTAAAGAAATTTTCCCTTACTTAGAGTTATGGGATAAAGATACTTTAAGAGAGAAAGAGCCTTTATTAGTTTATGCTGATAAAGAAAGAACAAAAGATAGACCAGAACCAATCGTTGCTATGGGAGCAAGTGATCAATATACAACTGTTGATTTTGGAGAAATGACTAAAGAATTAGTTAAAGCTGGTCAAACTGCAGATTCTTCTAAAACTACAGATGTATTCTTTAATTCTGAAGTTGAAGAGATTGAGCAAATTGGTAAAAAATTCAAATTAACAACTGTAAATGGTACTGTTTACACAGCCGATTTCGTTGTTGTAAATGCTGGTGCGCATTCTTTATATTTAGCTCACAAAATGGGTTACGGAAAACACATGGGTTCTTTATCAATGGCTGGTTCGTTCTATATCACAAATGGAACTTACTTAAATGGTAAAGTTTATATGGTTCAAAATGACAAATTACCATTTGCTGCTCTTCATGGAGATCCAGATATTTTAGAAAATGGAAAAACAAGATTCGGTCCAACTGCGTTAGCATTATTAGTTCTTGAAAGATACAAAGGTGGAAAATCATTCTTCCAATGTTTAAAAACTATGAACTTCGATGGAAGCATTATGAAAATTTTCTGGGATTTATTAAAAGATTCAGATATCAGAAATTATGTATTTAGAAACTTCTTATTCGAAGTTCCAGGAATTAATAAGAAACTATTTGTTAAAGATGCACAAAAAATCGTTCCATCTTTAAGTGTAGAAGATATTGAATATGCAAAAGGATTTGGAGGAGTTAGACCTCAAGTTTTAAATAAAACTGAAAAGAAATTAATGCTTGGTGAAGCTTCAATTACTGAATTAGAAGGTATTATATTTAATATGACTCCATCTCCAGGTGCAACTTCTTGTTTAGGAAATGCAGAAAGAGATATTAAAAAAGTATGTCAATCTTTAGGTAAAACTTTCTATGAAGATAAATTCTTAGCAGATTTTACAGACGCTGAATAA